A single region of the Biomaibacter acetigenes genome encodes:
- the madL gene encoding malonate transporter subunit MadL, with the protein MEIYGLGIIAVCMFVGSFLGNILGNLLGVKGDVGGVGIAMLLLVLISNYVESKGKPFPEKTSKGIEFVSFLYIPIVVAMASIQNVVAAFKGGAVAFLAGGLATIGSMLLIPLISRIGASEKNYNITK; encoded by the coding sequence ATGGAAATTTACGGCCTCGGAATAATTGCCGTGTGTATGTTTGTCGGAAGTTTTTTAGGAAATATTCTGGGAAATTTATTGGGCGTTAAGGGAGATGTAGGCGGAGTAGGAATAGCAATGTTATTACTTGTATTGATAAGTAATTATGTGGAATCTAAAGGTAAGCCTTTTCCTGAAAAGACCAGCAAGGGTATAGAGTTTGTAAGTTTTCTATACATACCTATAGTTGTGGCTATGGCTTCCATCCAAAATGTTGTGGCAGCTTTTAAAGGTGGTGCCGTAGCATTTTTAGCTGGAGGCCTTGCAACAATAGGTTCGATGTTGTTGATACCACTTATATCAAGAATAGGTGCGTCGGAAAAAAATTATAACATAACAAAATGA
- a CDS encoding OadG family protein, producing MNSIAQDLMESLKTGLLGMGIVMVALYSLSLILDLMRYIFYPQARQVKKMKKLENQ from the coding sequence TTGAATAGTATTGCACAGGACCTCATGGAATCACTAAAAACAGGATTACTGGGCATGGGCATAGTAATGGTAGCCCTGTATAGTCTCTCTTTAATTCTGGATCTTATGAGATATATATTCTATCCCCAGGCAAGACAGGTAAAAAAAATGAAAAAACTGGAGAACCAGTAG
- a CDS encoding helix-turn-helix domain-containing protein: MNIGERIKNLRLNKNFKATQFAENVGISRVYLNEIERGIKIPTIETLQKICDALGITFSEFFSTGEDTINPEYLELVDNAKVLTHKQLKILNEFLKALKEKNDNE; this comes from the coding sequence ATGAATATTGGAGAACGTATAAAGAATTTGAGGTTGAATAAAAACTTTAAGGCAACACAATTTGCTGAAAATGTCGGCATCTCGAGGGTTTACTTAAATGAGATAGAACGCGGTATTAAAATCCCTACAATAGAGACCCTTCAAAAAATATGTGATGCACTTGGTATTACTTTTTCTGAATTTTTTTCGACCGGTGAAGACACCATCAACCCCGAATACCTGGAACTTGTAGATAACGCCAAAGTTCTTACACATAAACAATTAAAAATTCTCAATGAATTTCTAAAAGCTCTCAAAGAGAAAAACGACAATGAATAA
- a CDS encoding pyridoxal-phosphate-dependent aminotransferase family protein, with translation MEKILMIPGPCDVEQDVLLEMSRQVVCHYGTEWTNFYNQTCDLVKELLNVAGDVFIVNGSGHLALESMVLALGERNDEIGIVDNGNFSHRMIEILDTYGIKPKVLEIEWGKIVTPEQVDEFLTKNPTVKSLALVHSETSTGVLNPIEEIGRITKKRGIIFAVDAVSSAGIVPIDMESDGIDLCATASQKGIGAPPGLAIVAASEKGLDFIRKRKKPIPGWYASLSIWDKFRREQASFQPYSITMAVNLVFSLNKCLKAIKEEGIAQRYKRHNDIASMLRMGLKELGLNIFCKEAEATPAITVVEIPEEIGTINLINHLKNKYDILIANGLGKLKGRVVRIGHMGKNARLVNIMALLRGIEEFLVQ, from the coding sequence TTGGAAAAGATACTGATGATACCTGGTCCATGTGATGTGGAACAAGATGTTTTGTTAGAAATGAGCAGGCAGGTGGTATGCCATTATGGAACCGAATGGACAAACTTCTACAATCAAACTTGTGATTTGGTAAAAGAATTATTAAATGTGGCAGGGGATGTTTTTATTGTAAACGGTTCCGGTCATCTTGCATTAGAAAGTATGGTCCTGGCTCTTGGCGAAAGAAATGATGAAATTGGTATTGTAGATAATGGCAACTTTTCCCATAGAATGATTGAGATATTAGATACGTATGGCATAAAGCCTAAAGTATTAGAGATAGAATGGGGAAAAATTGTTACACCCGAACAAGTGGACGAATTTCTTACAAAAAATCCCACTGTAAAGTCACTGGCCCTGGTACATAGTGAAACAAGTACAGGAGTTTTAAATCCCATAGAGGAGATAGGACGTATAACTAAAAAACGCGGCATTATATTTGCAGTGGATGCTGTGTCTTCCGCCGGAATCGTCCCAATAGACATGGAAAGCGATGGCATAGATTTATGTGCAACAGCCTCTCAAAAAGGTATCGGTGCACCACCAGGCCTTGCTATAGTAGCTGCAAGCGAAAAAGGTCTAGATTTTATAAGAAAGAGAAAAAAGCCCATACCGGGTTGGTACGCCAGTCTTTCCATCTGGGATAAATTCCGGCGTGAACAGGCAAGCTTTCAACCATACAGCATAACCATGGCGGTTAATCTGGTTTTTTCATTAAATAAATGTCTCAAAGCGATAAAAGAAGAAGGAATTGCACAAAGATACAAAAGACACAACGATATTGCATCAATGCTGAGAATGGGCTTAAAAGAGCTAGGGTTAAATATATTCTGCAAAGAAGCCGAGGCGACACCGGCAATAACTGTTGTGGAAATTCCGGAGGAGATAGGAACCATTAATCTTATAAACCACCTGAAAAATAAATACGATATACTGATTGCTAATGGCCTTGGAAAGCTGAAAGGAAGGGTTGTTAGGATCGGTCACATGGGCAAAAATGCGCGTTTGGTTAACATTATGGCATTATTGCGAGGAATTGAAGAATTTCTTGTGCAATAA
- a CDS encoding OadG family protein: protein MYILSPGKTGKKNEKTGEPVEEIKQPEPPHEQDNRELVAVITAALSEYLQKPITHIRIGSIRQIHKTTPEWGRAARYENVYNNL from the coding sequence ATATATATTCTATCCCCAGGCAAGACAGGTAAAAAAAATGAAAAAACTGGAGAACCAGTAGAAGAAATAAAACAACCGGAACCACCCCATGAACAGGATAACCGGGAACTGGTAGCAGTAATTACTGCAGCATTGAGTGAATACCTGCAAAAACCCATAACACATATCAGAATAGGTTCCATACGCCAGATTCACAAAACTACTCCCGAATGGGGAAGGGCAGCAAGATACGAAAATGTATACAACAATCTTTAA
- the madM gene encoding malonate transporter subunit MadM, with the protein MVINIISEFFKSNGLVGAIGIIALVMYVAYYIANSIGQKRMGSAFAIIIGLVLAYIAGKYTGGKKGLADIKLFAGVGLLGGGMLRDYAIISTAYGVKVENLKKAGLVGIFSLIVGVLFSFIIGVIIAVLLGFKNAVDITTIGAGAVTFIVGPVTGSALGASSEVIALSIAAGVVKSVLTMIITPIIAPKIGLNNPTAAMVYGGLLGTTSGVAGGLAATDPKLVPYGALTATFYTGLGTLIVPSIGFLLVKIIFG; encoded by the coding sequence ATGGTAATAAACATTATAAGCGAATTTTTTAAGTCAAACGGCCTGGTGGGTGCTATAGGTATTATTGCTCTTGTGATGTATGTGGCATATTACATTGCAAATTCAATAGGCCAGAAAAGGATGGGCTCCGCCTTTGCTATAATAATAGGTCTCGTTTTGGCCTATATAGCAGGAAAATATACCGGAGGGAAAAAAGGCCTTGCTGATATAAAGCTTTTTGCCGGTGTAGGCTTATTGGGAGGCGGGATGCTGAGAGACTATGCCATTATTTCAACCGCTTATGGAGTTAAAGTTGAGAATCTGAAGAAGGCTGGTTTAGTAGGAATTTTCTCATTGATTGTTGGTGTCCTGTTTTCTTTTATAATAGGTGTGATAATTGCAGTACTCTTAGGTTTTAAGAATGCTGTTGATATAACAACAATCGGTGCAGGTGCTGTAACATTTATAGTTGGGCCAGTAACTGGAAGCGCTCTGGGGGCAAGTTCTGAGGTAATTGCTCTTTCAATAGCGGCCGGTGTGGTAAAGTCGGTACTGACGATGATAATTACACCGATAATTGCACCGAAAATCGGCTTAAACAATCCTACTGCCGCTATGGTTTATGGAGGTCTTCTTGGTACCACAAGTGGAGTTGCCGGTGGACTTGCTGCTACTGACCCAAAACTTGTTCCGTATGGTGCGCTTACAGCTACTTTTTATACCGGTCTTGGTACTCTCATTGTACCTTCAATAGGATTTTTATTAGTCAAAATAATATTCGGTTAA
- a CDS encoding sodium ion-translocating decarboxylase subunit beta: MLDQIINFIKTTGFVNITIQQSIMLLISCILLYLAIVKKYEPLLLVPISFGMLLANIPLANLMQKGGFLYWIYQGVELDIYPPLIFLGVGAMTDFGPLIAYPKSLLLGAAAQFGVFTTFLGATLLGFNFKEAASIGIIGGADGPTAIFLSSKLAPHLLGAIAVSAYSYMALVPIIQPPIMRLLTTKKERMVTMEQLRPVSKTEKIIFPIIVTILASFLVPPATALIGCLMLGNLFRECGVVERLSKTAQNELINIITIFLGTTVGATASAENFLRIQTIEILLLGLAAFAMGTAGGVLLGKLMYVLSGGKVNPLIGSAGVSAVPMAARVSQVVAQKDKPGNFILMHAMGPNVAGVIGTAIVAGVLLSLYSG; encoded by the coding sequence TTGCTAGACCAAATAATAAATTTCATTAAAACCACCGGATTTGTAAATATAACCATCCAACAATCAATAATGCTATTAATATCCTGTATCCTGCTTTACCTTGCCATAGTAAAAAAATATGAACCGCTGCTTCTGGTGCCCATAAGCTTCGGCATGCTCCTGGCCAACATCCCTCTGGCCAACCTCATGCAAAAAGGAGGATTTCTGTACTGGATATACCAGGGCGTAGAACTTGATATTTACCCACCCCTCATCTTTTTGGGAGTAGGTGCCATGACCGATTTCGGCCCCCTCATCGCCTACCCCAAGAGCCTGCTTCTTGGAGCCGCCGCCCAGTTTGGCGTATTTACCACATTCCTGGGAGCAACACTATTGGGGTTTAACTTCAAAGAGGCAGCATCCATAGGAATAATAGGCGGAGCCGATGGCCCTACCGCCATATTCCTTTCAAGCAAACTTGCCCCCCACCTGCTGGGAGCCATAGCCGTATCGGCATATTCATACATGGCCCTGGTACCCATAATACAGCCTCCCATCATGCGCCTTTTAACCACCAAAAAAGAGCGCATGGTAACCATGGAACAATTAAGACCCGTTTCCAAAACCGAAAAGATAATATTCCCCATAATAGTTACAATTCTTGCCAGCTTCCTGGTCCCGCCGGCTACCGCACTAATAGGCTGCCTCATGCTGGGAAATCTCTTTAGAGAATGCGGAGTCGTTGAGAGACTCTCAAAGACTGCCCAGAATGAGCTTATCAACATCATCACCATATTCCTGGGCACCACCGTCGGAGCTACAGCCAGTGCCGAAAACTTCCTGAGAATACAAACCATTGAAATACTGCTCTTAGGTCTTGCAGCCTTTGCCATGGGGACGGCAGGCGGAGTGCTTCTGGGAAAACTCATGTATGTATTATCCGGAGGGAAAGTAAACCCCTTGATCGGTTCTGCCGGAGTTTCGGCAGTGCCTATGGCTGCCCGGGTTTCCCAGGTTGTAGCCCAGAAAGATAAGCCCGGCAACTTCATACTGATGCACGCCATGGGTCCCAATGTGGCGGGGGTTATAGGGACTGCCATAGTGGCAGGAGTTTTGCTGTCGCTGTATAGCGGTTGA
- a CDS encoding biotin/lipoyl-containing protein, with product MKKYKITVNGQTYEVEVEEIGGTGLVKEETPAPVATTEKPKEAPKQETPKPAPATAPAPKKAAPAGKATITAPMPGTILSVKVKEGSKVSKGDVIMILEAMKMENEILAPQDGIISSIDVSEGASVNTGDILATME from the coding sequence ATGAAGAAATATAAAATAACCGTAAATGGCCAGACTTATGAAGTAGAAGTTGAAGAGATAGGTGGTACCGGGCTGGTTAAAGAGGAGACACCTGCGCCTGTGGCCACAACAGAAAAGCCAAAAGAAGCGCCGAAACAGGAAACTCCAAAGCCAGCACCTGCTACCGCACCGGCACCCAAAAAAGCTGCACCTGCCGGTAAGGCAACAATCACTGCCCCAATGCCCGGAACCATACTTTCCGTAAAAGTAAAAGAAGGCTCAAAAGTATCAAAAGGCGATGTAATAATGATATTGGAAGCCATGAAAATGGAAAACGAAATCCTTGCTCCCCAGGATGGAATTATATCTTCCATAGACGTATCCGAAGGAGCATCCGTAAATACCGGCGATATACTGGCTACCATGGAATAA
- a CDS encoding acyl-CoA carboxylase subunit beta, whose amino-acid sequence MSKIDKLLNELNNKINFIQQGGGEKRIAKQHESGKLTARERIQKLLDEGSFVEIDAFVEHRCIQFDMAETKAPGEGVVTGYGTINGRLVFIFAQDFTVIGGSLGEMHAAKIVKVMDMAMKMGTPLIGLNDSGGARIQEGVDALKGYGEIFYRNTLASGVIPQISVILGPCAGGAVYSPALTDFVFMVSGTSKMFITGPQVIKAVTGEEVSPEDLGGAKAHNQKSGVAHFMSQNEEECFDQIKKLLSYIPSNNLEDAPFKETGDSPVKILPELDNIVPVDPNKPYDMKEIIKMVVDEGDFFEVQPLYAQNMITGFARLSGHSVGILANQPRALAGCLDINASDKAARFIRFCDAFNIPLITFTDTPGYLPGVAQEHGGIIRHGAKLLYAYSEATVPKITVITRKAYGGAYIAMCSRHLGADQVFAWPTAEIAVMGPEGAANIIFRKEIEESSDQIATRNEKIEEYRDKFANPYQAAARGYVDDVIEPSATRVKLISALEMLMSKRETRPAKKHGNIPV is encoded by the coding sequence ATGTCAAAGATTGATAAATTGCTAAATGAATTAAATAACAAGATAAACTTTATCCAGCAGGGCGGCGGTGAAAAACGCATAGCAAAACAGCACGAAAGCGGCAAGCTCACCGCCCGGGAAAGAATCCAAAAACTCCTTGACGAAGGAAGCTTCGTCGAAATCGACGCCTTTGTAGAACACCGCTGCATCCAGTTTGACATGGCAGAAACTAAAGCCCCGGGTGAAGGCGTAGTCACCGGCTACGGCACCATAAACGGCAGGCTGGTCTTCATATTTGCCCAGGACTTTACCGTCATCGGCGGGTCCCTGGGAGAAATGCACGCCGCCAAAATAGTAAAAGTCATGGACATGGCTATGAAAATGGGAACTCCTTTAATAGGATTAAATGATTCCGGCGGCGCCAGAATACAGGAAGGCGTGGATGCGCTGAAAGGCTATGGAGAAATCTTTTACAGGAACACCCTCGCATCCGGAGTAATACCTCAAATTTCGGTCATCCTGGGCCCCTGCGCCGGAGGAGCCGTATATTCCCCAGCGCTCACCGACTTTGTATTCATGGTCTCCGGCACAAGCAAAATGTTCATCACCGGCCCACAGGTAATCAAAGCCGTAACCGGAGAGGAAGTCAGCCCCGAAGACCTGGGCGGGGCAAAAGCCCACAACCAGAAAAGCGGTGTCGCCCACTTCATGAGCCAAAACGAAGAAGAGTGCTTTGACCAGATAAAAAAACTGCTGTCATACATACCATCCAACAACCTGGAAGATGCACCCTTCAAAGAAACGGGAGACAGCCCTGTAAAGATACTACCGGAACTTGACAATATAGTGCCCGTCGACCCAAACAAACCCTATGACATGAAAGAAATAATCAAAATGGTGGTGGATGAAGGCGATTTCTTCGAAGTACAGCCCCTTTATGCCCAAAACATGATAACGGGCTTTGCGAGACTATCCGGCCACAGCGTCGGAATCCTGGCAAATCAACCCAGAGCTCTGGCAGGTTGCCTTGACATAAATGCCTCCGACAAAGCAGCAAGATTCATCCGATTCTGCGATGCCTTCAACATACCCCTGATAACCTTCACCGACACCCCCGGCTACCTTCCCGGAGTAGCCCAGGAACATGGAGGAATAATCCGCCACGGGGCAAAGCTGCTCTATGCCTATTCCGAAGCCACCGTCCCGAAGATAACCGTCATCACCCGCAAAGCATACGGAGGAGCATATATAGCCATGTGCTCAAGGCACCTCGGAGCAGACCAGGTCTTTGCATGGCCCACAGCAGAAATAGCAGTCATGGGCCCCGAAGGAGCGGCCAATATCATATTCAGAAAAGAAATAGAAGAATCCAGCGACCAGATAGCCACGAGAAATGAAAAAATAGAAGAATACAGGGATAAATTCGCCAACCCCTATCAAGCCGCAGCAAGAGGCTACGTGGACGATGTAATAGAACCATCCGCCACCAGAGTAAAACTCATTTCCGCCCTGGAAATGCTGATGTCAAAACGCGAAACAAGACCTGCCAAAAAGCATGGCAACATTCCGGTATAA